From the Longimicrobium terrae genome, the window TACGCTCTTCCCTGACCGCCCGCAAGTGGTCCGCCGCGCAATTCCTCGCGATTGAGAGCGCCCAAGCCAGCACCGCGGCCTCGTCGCGGGCCCTGCATTGCGGCATTCCCCTCGCGAGCTGCACCAGTGTCTGCTGCGCGAGGTCGTCCACGACGTCCGACATGTCCGGCTCGTCGCGACAACGCCGGCCGAAGTAGCGGCAGAGCAGGGGATGCAACTCCCGCAGCAGCATCTCGAGAGCTTCATCGTCGCCGCCGGCGGCGCGCGTCGCTACCGCCGCAAGATCGAACACCGCGGTCACGGGCATGCAGATGCTTCCAGCGTAGGTAAAACGCGGGTACGGGAGCTCCGACCCACATCTTGGGAACCATCGCGGATTCCCGGGGCAGACACATGGCAGGACCGAGAAGCGCAGACTTCCGGGTCGTTCACTCTGTAGACGTTATCATGACACCCCGAAGTGTCAAGCGCGCCGGCAACTCGAGGAGTTGCCGGCGCGGCGTGCGTTCGAACTCCTAGCCGTGGGGCAGCCCTCGCCCGGAAGCGCGTCCACCCCTTGAATCTATACATGTGGAGGGGCCGCCTCCCGCACGGGGTGTCACATCTCCGTCTGTCTTACCAGCCTCGCTAATCCGGCGGGCATCTGGACCATGGCATGGAGTAGACGATGGGGATCCCAACTTCTGCGTCAATCGATCAGGTGGATCTCAGAGCAGCACGGCGCAGCCTGACCAAGGCAGCCGGGCAGGCGCTTACGGCCGGCGCCCTCAACCCTGACGACATCGTGCGCGTTCGGTTCGCCTTGAAACGCGCCCGCTCCTCCCGTGCATCGGCGCACGCTCTGAAGGCAGCCGCTCGGGTCTGCCGTGCACTGGCTGAGGAGTTCGAGGGCCGCTCAAGACGGATCATCCAGCCCCGGCGATCGAACCGGAACCATCGCAGCCAAGCCTGACATGACGATGGTTCGAAGGAGCCGGAAGCGCCGGAACCCACCAACTGCGGGCCAGCCGATCGACTGGCCCGCCATCGCCGCATATCTGGATGGGCGTGACGGGAAGCTGCTCCCTCTCTATCGCGACCTGACCGCGGCGTACGCACGGGGAGAGTTGCCTGGCCGCTGCCCTGACCAGGCGACGTTCTACCGCGGCTTCCCGAGGGCCCGCGATGCACAGCCCCGCCCGCCCGCGGTGGCGGGCGGCGTGCCCGTGCCGCGCCGTCGGCTGAAAACGGCGGGTAGCCCGCGGTTGCGCGCGGCCGTCGCCCGCCTGGAAACTGCGCGCGTCGAGCATGAAGCAGCGGCCAGGACGCTGGTCGAGGCAGGCCGGTTCGGCCGTGAAGACCAGCAGCGCTACAAGGACCGCATTATGCGCTCGGACGGGCGGTTCCTCACCGCCGCCGCGGCAAAGGGAGCCGCGGCGGTGGAAGGAATGGCAACTGAACTGGAGCACGTGACGGCGACCTACCGTGAACGTGCAGCGGAAAACAACGTTGCTCTCACCATCCCCACGCTGCCCGGCCGGCCCGCAGAAGTCACGCTCGTGAACGGGATCGATCCGGACGACCCGGTCTTCGGAACGGGGGAGCGATCCCCCGCCGGAGGCCCCAGGCATGTGGCCCCGCAGCCACAGTACGGCAAGGTGATCGGCCACGTCCGGGAACGTCACGATACAGAGTGCGCCGCTGCGCGGGCGACCATCATCGCGCCCGTCCTGAATGGCGCGATGGGCGTAGGGGAAGCCGCGAGGTTCTGGCGGGCCGAGTTCGCTAGGGTCGCATCAACGGCAGGCCACCCTGGCCTGGACAGCATCCCAGCCACGCTCTGCCGCAAATACCGGAACGTATCTGAACGGCAGATCTTCCGGTGGGCAGCCCTCATCCGCGTGGAACGGGAGCGGACGGCCCGGCTGGGGCTTCCGGAAGTTTCCATCACCGCCGCGCTTCTGCACCGCTATCCGGAAGAACGCTGTATCTCCAAGTCTTCGAAGCTGAAGACCCGGGCCCAGCAGGTATTCCTCGACAACCCGGGCTGGACCCCCACGAACGTCGTCGACCACCTCCGGGAAAGCGGAGCACAGGCAAGCAGCCGCACGATCCTGCGGTACATCGCTGAAATACCTGACCGGGAGCGGGCGCTGAAGCGTGGGGGACCGGCCGGCCCGGAGATCCTCCGCACCCGCTTGATCCGCCAGGCACCGTATCCCAACCGCGTCTGGCACATGGACCACTCCTGGATTACCCAGGAGCTGGTCATGCCCGGTTATAAGGGCCCGTTCGAAGACGACGTGACCCGGGCGTATGCCCGGATGCGATTCGCGCTGGAAGACCGGAACACTGCCGGGTGGGTGGAACGGACGGCCGTCCAGGGAATCTGGATGACGAAGATCATCGATCTCTGCACCCGGAAAGTTCTGGCCATTCGGCTCTGGCCGCACGCCCCGAACACCCGGACTACGCTGCTTGCGCTCCGGGATGCAATTGAGATGTACGGCTTACCCGACGTTCTCTATACCGACAACGGGAGCGACCTGAAAAATCACACCGTCCGCGCAGCGCTGAAGGCCGCGGAGATCATCGAGGTACACTCTCGTCCCTGGACGCCGCAGGGCGGCGGTGCCGACGAGCGGGGGCACCTGACCATCAAGTCCAAGATTCTCCCACACCTGCCGGGATGGTGCGGCGGGAAACAGAAAGACTGGCACGTAGATGACCTGCTCACACTGCCTGAACTGGAAAAGGCAATCTGGGACAAGGTCGACGGGTGGATGAACGGTCGCGAGCACTCCACCACACGGCGTATCCCCAACAAGCATTATGAGGAAGAGATCGGCGCGCGGCCCCTCGGCGGCACCGGTCGCCGTGAGGTCTCGCCGGAGACATGGCTGCCGCTTCTCTTGGTCACCGATAATGCCGTCCTGCACGGCTACGGCATCGAGTTCGGCGGACATCGCTACCATCACGAGTCGTTCAGCAGCTTGATGAACGGCCGCACAGTGCGGATCTACCGGGATCCCTACCGGCCCCGGTTCGTAGACGTCGCCCTTCCGGGACCGGACGGAACGCTCCGCTACCTCGGGCGGGCAGAACGTTACACACACCCGGAGAGCCCGCCACCGCCTGCATGGGTGCAGGCCCAGGAAGAAGCCCGCTGGAGGGAGAAGCAGGACCAGCTCGGCAGGGAGCGTGACCAGGTTCGCATGGCCGAACAGCGGGTTGAAAAGGCAGCGCTGATCGGAGAGGCGGAGGGCTCAGCCCTCGCGGCGGCCGTGCTTCGCCCGTCGCTCGCGCGCGCCGCCAAGTCTCTGCTGGCCCCGCCGCCCGCGCCCGTGGACGACACCGCGGTGCGCGCTCTTCCGGCCGGAGGGGACGCAGATCCGTCCCTGGACACGGATGCGGCGCCCATGGCCGGGCTCGTCCCCGTCCGCGCGCACCGGCCGCGTCGGGCTCGCTCTGGTCAGAACGTTCCGGAGACCGAATCAGTGGACGCGCACCCTCACTCCCGCGGAGGCAAAACCCCGCTCCTCGCCAACCCTTTCGAGGACTGAACCGCCGTGCCACATGACCCCCGCCTGGCGGACGCCAGCGATGATGATTTCCCGTCAGCCCTGCTGGCCAGGCGGGCGGCGCCCATGCGCCGGCTCGGACACATACCCGGAGACGCGGAGGTCGAAGCGGCAGCCACCCGCCTCTTCGCGCGCATCGACCCCACTGCCCCGTCGAATGTGGTCGACCTCGAAACCCGCGCGCTGCCGCACGTCTACCCGGACGCCGTTCTCAGGCCGCTCGACCGGCGACTCGCGGCGACGGTGACGAACCGTGGGCGGCTGTACCTCCAGGGTGAGCGCCTGGGTGTCGGCGCATCAACCTTGGCCGGGGACTACAGCAGGGCGTTCAACCACCGGGCGGGCATGCACAGGGATCCGCGCCGGATCGCGTACATGCCGATTCTGAGCGGCTCCCGCAATCCGGTGAAGCTTCTGGATGCTTTGTGCGAAATCATCCGGGCACCCCTCTCGGTGACGGAACTGCGCTTCCGCTCGGTCGAGACGCTCGCCCGCCGATTCGTGGAGGGTATTCGTGCCCACCGCGTGTGCACCATCATCTTCGACCACATCCACCACTGCTCGCGCGACGTGCTCCAGATGATCGGCGAGCTGATGCTCGTATCGGACCCCAGCTATCGGGTGCCCTTGGAACTCGACGAGTACGACTCGATGGTACCGCGCCTCGGTTTCGTTCTGGTGACCCACAACCCGCCTGAGACTCTTCTCGGCCCCGTGCCTGAACTCCTCCATCTCCTTGAGGGGGAGCATGCCGTACTGCGTCCGTATGCATCAGCCGCCGTCACCGCGGAAGCAATCCGGCAGTCAGGAATCGGGTTGCAGGACCTCGACCTCACCACGCTGGATGACGCGCTGATGGCGCAGGTCGCACACGAGGTGACACAGGGGCTCATAGACCAGCTTCTACCATTCCTTCGTCTCATCGATGCGATTACGCGGTACGGCGGGCTCCGCCGGCCGACGCTGGAAGCCTTCAAGACCGCTCTGCCATTCCACCGCCACCTGCGGCAGAAGATCACAAAGCAGACCGAGCCAGCATTCGACGGGAGGGCGATCGACTCCGTGCTGGAACGCGCCGGTGCACTGCGGGACCTGCATCTCGAACCCCTACGGGCCGCCGGTGGCGCAGGGCAGGGGCGGGCAGACACCACAGCGAAGATCACCAGCGGCAGGGGGCATCCAGCCCTCCGTGCGATCCGTGAAGGACGTGCCGCGGCAGAGGACGAACGAAAGGCGGCCGTAGCGAGACCGCGAAAGAGAAAGGCCGGTCCATGACGAAGCCCTTTGCCCAACATGCGGCCAGCGCGGCGACGGTGAACCCCACGAACGGCAGGCCGTTCACCCGGTCGCGTCTTGCACTTTGCGCCGATGCCGAAGCCGCCGTCGCGCGCGCCCAGGCGGAAGCGGGAAACCTCGTTCGGGCGTGGATGGCGTGCCGCTCATGGATGATGGTGCACTCCGACAGGCCCGACGCACCGGAACCGGCGCGCTGGCGATGGATGCTCGAACCCGCCTTGCTCGCCGGCCGGGTCGTGATGCGGGTCAGCACGCGCTTCGCCTTTTTCGGCATGGCCGACGCCGGCGAGCTGGCGTCCACTCTCCCGGCCGGTCGGCAGGCCACCGGGCGGCTCATCGAACTCTGCGAGATGACAGAGGAGGTGCTCGCGCTCGCGATGGAACTCCGTGTCGCGATGGTCCTGCCAGCCGAACTGCACGAGGCCTGGACCTCCCGTTTTGCGGACCGTGGCGCTCCCGGGGGTAGCGCTTGGGAGTGGAAGAAAGCACTCGAGCCCGCCGTGCGCGCGGGGCGCGTGACGGTGGTACGCCGAGGGAACGAACTGTACTTCGGAGTAAACGGGCACCCGGCATGCGTTCTCCCCGCACCCCCACTCCCCCGGTGGTCGGACCAGACCCTGAGCCAGTGCGCCCGCACGGAGCGGGCGGTCGAGTCGGCCGTCGCGCTCACCGGTGCAATGGCGACAACCGTGGAGGTCTGTGAGGCATGGGAGCGCCTCTTCGGCTCACCTCCGCCGCAACGGCTCCGAAACCGGATGTACGAAGCGCTCGAACCGGCCGTGGTGCTCGGCCGCGTGCGCGTAGCGAGCCGCCTCACGCACGCCTTCCTCTTTGCGCCGATCGCGCGCATGGAGCTTCTCCCGCGGCCGTATATCTCCGACATGGAGCGCGTGGAAGAGGCGGTGCGCCGCGCGACAGAAAGGCTCTCGAGCGCAGTCCTGGTGGAGGAGGTCGCTTCTGAAGCGGAGCGCGATTCGGAGCTCAGGCTACAGGCCCGGGTAGCCACGCTCAGCACCCTGCTCGAATCCCTCGTCGTATGGGATCGAGCGATCGTGGTCCGATCCAGGCGCCGCGGGGGGCGGTGCAGGAAATACTACGCCATGCCGTGGGGTCCGAACTGGGTCTCCGGACTCGCGGAGCACCACCTCGACCGCCGTCTGCGCGCCGCGCGGGCGCTCTGGAACGCCAGCCGCGGCCGCCCCTTCACGACCACCGCGCTGCGGAACTACGCCAACTCGCACGCACGCTACCGCACGGAAGGGGATCCACCTTGGGCCTGGGTCAGTGCTCTGCAGTGTCTCCACGACGACGGCGAACTGGTTCGGATGGCCGAGGCGGACTCGTTCCACGTCCGCTGGGCGCCGGCGCGCGAGTGGAATGCCCTCGCACCGGCCGACCGGGACCGGGCGCTGCGAGATGGTCTGCGGAGTTCTGTATGCGACATGGAGAGCGAACCCGCGGATGCTCTCGCGCCCGAAGCTCCCCTGGACGTCGCCTTCGTTTCCATCGCTCAGGACATGCGTGCGCTCGTGCTGCACGCCAAGGCACACGTCCTCGCATCGGAGAGTGATCCGGACCGCCGACGAATCCTGCGCTCCCGGCCGGTGACCGTCCGCGACGTGAGGCGCGTTGCCAAAAACCTGCCCCGGCTTGTTCCCCGAACGGGCATCTCTCTCGGCGTATACCTGCAGGACGCCGGGCGCACGAAGAACGGACATCGTCGCCCGCCGGTCATCTGCCTCGGCGTCGTCCGGAACTGCGCATTTTACGACACCCGCGCCACTCCGGCGGGGAATGCATACGTCGCTTACCGGCTCGCCCTGCGGGACGCGACACCAGCGCCGCTGCGGAAGTCCTGTTCCACCCTGTCTGACGCGGTCGCGCTGCACACGAGCGGCGTCATACCCCTTTCCGAGGAGATCCTGGACTGGCGCGCGGAAGCGCTGGCCAGAAAGATCGGCGATTGCCGGGCGCGCTTGGCGAGTGCATGCGCCGCAACCGCGTTGCTCGACGAAGAGTCGGCCCAGACCGCTGCTCTTGATGCCAGTCTCGTTGCGCTCGAGGAGAAGGTCCGCCGGCTTCGAAGTCTGTCTTCCTGCACACCTCTGCGGGCGACGGTCGAGGGCCCGCTGGACGTCGTTGAAGCGTGGCGTTCGCTGGAAGGTCTGTACTCAATGCCGGACGGACTACATGAGCGCATGCTGTCCGCCCGGTTCACCGTGCCCGTGATCCGCGGGCCCATCGTCCGGCCGGCCAGGCGCAGGGGCGGTCGGCCGGTGGAGATCCGGATGGACCGCATCGAATTCATACGTTACGCGCATGCCCGCTTTGGAAACGGGCGCAGCGGGCACTTCGTCGCGCAGGGCTGCCACGCGCTGGGTGACCTGCGGACCCCTGAGCCGTTCATCGCGGCTCTCTGCGACGCGAGGCGCACCTCCGCGCATACCCTCGCCGCGGGCGCGCTGGGGCTGCTCGACGATCCCGAATCGCGGGACGCCCTTGCCGAGTACATCGTGCGCGCGTGCGAAGGAGGAGAACGCTGCGCGCCAGGTACGAGTCTCCCTGCCTGCGAAGCGGCCGTGTACGGCCTCGCGCCGCTGCCATTCGGAACCTTGGCGCGTGAGCTCCGGGAGAATGAGCGCCAAGCACTTAGACTAGCCGCTGACGCAACGATGGAAGTCCAGGTACAAGCCTTGGGCCGGCGCGTGCTCCGTGCGTGGGACGAGGCTTGGAATCGAGATCTGCTGCTCCAGATCTGAGTGATCAACCGTATTCAGGACCGGACCGGCGAGTCATTCCGCGTACCGAGAGGCAACTCCGTATGCGGCCAAGGCGGTGTGCCAAGAAGAGGGAATATTGTGCGGGTGTAGAGGGACTGGCATCCGCCGTACCGCGCTGAGAAGTCCGACGGCAAGGAAATGGGCTATGCGTCACGCGATCTCTGACGCGCCACATCGACAGGAGGCCAGTCTACCTTCTCAAACTCTTCGAGACAGGCGCTGCCGAAGGAGGGCTCGACTCTTTCAGCCCAGGCGATCTTTCCACGCACGTGGTAGAACAGGGTGGAGACAGAGAGATTTCGGGCTCCAGCGTGTTTCGCCGGCCCGTGGGCCGGAGAAAGCAGGTAATACAGATGCTGCCGTAGCGCGTCCTTGTACTCCCGTGCGAGTCGCGGTTCGTGCCCATCCACGAGAATCCCCAAGACCATCCGCCGTGCTCCCGGACCACGAATCACGGTCTTCCTTAGGTTCCCGGAAAACCCACTTTTCGCGAGTTTCAGTAAAACTGATTTCCGAAGCCGCTGAACGTGTTCAAGCCCAACGTCCTTGGCCGTGGAAAACGCGAGATCGTCGGCATAGCGGGTGTATGTATATCCGGCTGCTTCAGCAAGTTGGGCCAGCCCTTCATCCAGGTCCCGCATCACCAGATTTGATAGCATCGGACTGGTAGGCGCGCCTTGCGGCAGAACCCCCTGCTTTTCGCAAGCGTATGCTGGAATCGAGGACCATCGTTCCGTGAAGTCGGCTGGAGCGGGGCGAGACGACGCGGACAGCATCGTGGTCAATCTGGCAAGTTCGAACGCGAGCAGCGGCGAATAGCCGAGAGATTTGAATACCGCGTAAACGTCGGACTCTGAGATGCTGTGGAAGAAGTCAGTGAGGTCCACTTTTAGCAGCCACCGGCAGCCGCAATGGGGGGTGGCGGCGAACACGGCCTGCGATTCCGGATGATATGCGTAACTGAGCGGGTGTGCTGAGGTAAACTGAAGTATGTTCTCGTTGATCCACTTCTGCACGCCCGCGAGCACGGGGTTCGGAATGCTGATTTCGCGATGGCGAGTGCGCCCGGGGACGCGCTTCTTGAGGAGCACCCGTTTATAATCGCCTGCCTGCCGGCTGACGACATCGCGCAAGTATTTGTAGGGAACGTCAGTGAGGACACTCAGATGACGGAGTGTCAGGATGACTGGCAATCTCGCATCGACAGCCCGGATGCGGTTGATGATTCGGACTACTGAGTCCAGAATCCCTTGGTCGATGTCTCGTATCTTGCCTTCGTGCTGATACCGCTGAGGGTTCCATGCCGGCATTACTTTGACCACCCCGGGTGGGTGACAGTGCGAGTCTGGACCAAGACCCCGCCAGGCCAGAGTTGGACTGCTGCGCAGCATGAATACAGAGCTCCGCGAGATGGGTGCGGGAACTCCCGCACCCTGAACTTTGCGATGAAAGCCCAGCGCCGCCTTCGCGGCGCAGTACTAATCCCGGTCATGGAGCCCTCAGCTGGGTGGGATAGTAATACTGCTCGGTATTCGCTGCAAGGATGGGCGCGCGGCGCCTGCGGCGCCGCAATCTTGCCAATTCCCGACGCCCAAGCGGCGTTAGACGGGTAGTGCTGTCTAGCCAGCCAGCATCGATAGCGAGGGCACGCAATGAAGTGACCTCACCCACACTCAGGTGCGTTTTTGCAGAGATCTTGACCGGCTGGCGGACGCCTCTTTCTGCGGCGGCCAAGACCAGCATCGTCGAGATCCACCGGTTCCCGGCCCCGGAGCTTAGTTCCTTCCGCGCTCCCCGTATTCCCAAGAGCTTTGTGACACGCTGGTGCGCGTCCGAATACTCCGCGTCTGTCAGCAGTGGAGCCAGCACGCCTGTCGTACTTCGGCCCTTGAACAAGGGTACCCATTTAGCCGAACGGCTGTGCAGGATCGGGGGAGCGTTGTTCGGGCTGCCGTGCGAAAACGCGATTAGAGCACCACCGGTTTTGTAGCCAAGCGGCTCCCGGTGACCCTTTGGATAAGATCTGCAGAGTCGTTCAATGTCCCGGAGAACGTTCCCCGTGAATGCTCCCTTGAGCGTGGGGCAGCCCGTGAAAGTTCGGACCTCCGGCTTCAGGCGGTG encodes:
- a CDS encoding DDE-type integrase/transposase/recombinase codes for the protein MTMVRRSRKRRNPPTAGQPIDWPAIAAYLDGRDGKLLPLYRDLTAAYARGELPGRCPDQATFYRGFPRARDAQPRPPAVAGGVPVPRRRLKTAGSPRLRAAVARLETARVEHEAAARTLVEAGRFGREDQQRYKDRIMRSDGRFLTAAAAKGAAAVEGMATELEHVTATYRERAAENNVALTIPTLPGRPAEVTLVNGIDPDDPVFGTGERSPAGGPRHVAPQPQYGKVIGHVRERHDTECAAARATIIAPVLNGAMGVGEAARFWRAEFARVASTAGHPGLDSIPATLCRKYRNVSERQIFRWAALIRVERERTARLGLPEVSITAALLHRYPEERCISKSSKLKTRAQQVFLDNPGWTPTNVVDHLRESGAQASSRTILRYIAEIPDRERALKRGGPAGPEILRTRLIRQAPYPNRVWHMDHSWITQELVMPGYKGPFEDDVTRAYARMRFALEDRNTAGWVERTAVQGIWMTKIIDLCTRKVLAIRLWPHAPNTRTTLLALRDAIEMYGLPDVLYTDNGSDLKNHTVRAALKAAEIIEVHSRPWTPQGGGADERGHLTIKSKILPHLPGWCGGKQKDWHVDDLLTLPELEKAIWDKVDGWMNGREHSTTRRIPNKHYEEEIGARPLGGTGRREVSPETWLPLLLVTDNAVLHGYGIEFGGHRYHHESFSSLMNGRTVRIYRDPYRPRFVDVALPGPDGTLRYLGRAERYTHPESPPPPAWVQAQEEARWREKQDQLGRERDQVRMAEQRVEKAALIGEAEGSALAAAVLRPSLARAAKSLLAPPPAPVDDTAVRALPAGGDADPSLDTDAAPMAGLVPVRAHRPRRARSGQNVPETESVDAHPHSRGGKTPLLANPFED
- a CDS encoding reverse transcriptase family protein — protein: MLRSSPTLAWRGLGPDSHCHPPGVVKVMPAWNPQRYQHEGKIRDIDQGILDSVVRIINRIRAVDARLPVILTLRHLSVLTDVPYKYLRDVVSRQAGDYKRVLLKKRVPGRTRHREISIPNPVLAGVQKWINENILQFTSAHPLSYAYHPESQAVFAATPHCGCRWLLKVDLTDFFHSISESDVYAVFKSLGYSPLLAFELARLTTMLSASSRPAPADFTERWSSIPAYACEKQGVLPQGAPTSPMLSNLVMRDLDEGLAQLAEAAGYTYTRYADDLAFSTAKDVGLEHVQRLRKSVLLKLAKSGFSGNLRKTVIRGPGARRMVLGILVDGHEPRLAREYKDALRQHLYYLLSPAHGPAKHAGARNLSVSTLFYHVRGKIAWAERVEPSFGSACLEEFEKVDWPPVDVARQRSRDA